The Haloferax volcanii DS2 DNA segment GAGAGGCCGCGGTCCGCGAGCTCAGCCGCGCTGGCGATGAGGTCGTCGACGTTCTTCATACAGTACCGAATTCGATGGCGGTTTTTATAGTGGTGTCGTCGTCTTCGAATGCTGCTTCGAACTCCGAAAGCGGGTGGACGCCGGTGACGAGGTCGCGGAGGAACCACCGCGGAAGCTTGGTGAACGTCACGGTCGCGGCCTCGAAGTGCTTGACGTGGGAGTTGACGCTGCCGACGAGCGCCTTGTTGTGGAGCACCATCTCGCGGTGGAACGCGCCGGCGTCGACCTCGAACTCCCAGTCGCTCGGGACGCCGAGGAGCGCGGCCACGCCGTTCGGCGCGAGCGCCTGCACCGACTGGATGGCGTGTTTGGGGAAGCCGGTCGCCTCGTAGATGAAGTCCATGTCCTCGTGTGCGCCCGGAATCTCTTCGACCGGCGTCTCGCGGGAGTCGACGTAGGTCGCGCCGAGCTTCTCGATGATGTCGATAGTCGGGTCCGGTCGGTCGCGCCGACCGAGGCAGTAGAGGTCCTCGTAGCCCTTGTCGTCGGCTCTCAACATGGCGAGCGTCAGGAGTCCGAGGCTCCCGTTGCCGAGGACGAGCGCCGACGAGGGGTTCCAGTCGAACGCCGACCGGCTCGCGTAGGCGTGCTCCCGCGCCTTCTCGGTGATTGAGATGGGCTCGATGAGGAAGCCGAGTTCGGCCTGCGAGCGCGGGATGCGGACGAGGTAGTCCGACGGACTCGTGAAGTACTCGGACATGAAGCCGTGCGCGCCGACGATGCCGCGCTCGGCGTACATCCCGTCGGGGGCCATGTCGGGTTGGTTCTCCTCGAAGTACTCGTTCGTCCCCGACGCCGGTGGGCGGCGGACCGTCGGCACGACGATGTCGCCTTCCTCCAGTTCGGTGTCGTTCGGGTCGACGACGACGCCGACCGCCTCGTGGCCGAGCACGAGGTGGTCTTCGCCCTCGGGGAATCCGCCGTGGCCGCCGGCGATGACCTCGTGGTCCGTTCCGTCCACGCCGACCCGAAGCGTTCGGACCAGCGCCTCCCCGGCGTCGGGTTCCGGTCGCGGCTTCTCGATGACGACCGGTTTGTCTTCCCCGCGCTCGACGGCGATTGCTTTCATACCTCCACCAACGCACCACCCCACCAAAAGACTTATTCTATAGTGAGTAAATAATTCAGCCACGGTGAGCGCCCTGCGTCGTCGTACCAGCCCATGACGAACCGCACTGCGCGGACCAGCCTGTCCAGCCCACCCGTGCCGGCGCTCGCCGCCGAACCCGTGCCCGAACCGCGCCGAGGCCGATATCCCGTGCCCGTCGGCTTCTGAGGCGGTCTCGGTTTTCTCCTGACGGTCGCCCGACTCAGCGACGCGTTCGACCGACCGCAGAAAAGAGAGCATGTCGATTCGGCGGAGTGACGGCCCGACGGTTCGACGGCCCGACCGGCGGTTCAGTTCTCGATGTCGTCGACGAGTTCGTCCGCGAGACCGACGTACGTCGCGGGCGTGAGCGCGAGCAGTTCCTCGCGAGTCCCCTCGTCCACGTCGAGGTCCGCAAACAGGTCGTGGAAGTCGTCGAGGGTCACTTCGCGGCCGCGGGTGAGTTCCTTCACTCGCTCGTAGGCCTGCGTGTCGCCCTCGCGGCGGAGAATCGTCTGGACGGCCTCGCCGATGATGGCCGGCGTGTCGTCGAGTTCGTCGCGCATGACCTGCTCGTTCGGGACGACCTTTCCGAGGCCAGTCTGGGTCTTCTTGTAGCCGATGAGGCAGTGGGCGAACGCCGCGCCGATGTTCCGCTTGACCGTGGAGTCCGAGAGGTCGCGCTGGAGGCGCGAGGTCGTCACGTAGTCGGCGAGGAACCTCAGGTCCGCGTTGGCCTTCGAGAGGTTGCCCTCGGAGTTCTCGAAGTCGATGGGGTTGACCTTGTGCGGCATCGTCGACGAGCCGGTCTCGCCCTCGACGGCCTCCTGTCCCAGATAGCGTTCGGAGACGTAGAGCCACGCGTCGCGGTCGAGATCGACGAGGACGTTGTTGACGCCGCGGACGGCGTCGAACAGCGCCGCGAGGTCGTCGCAGGGGTTGACCTGCGTGGCGAGCGCGGTGTGTTCGAGGCCGAGCGACCCGACGAACTCGCGGGAGAACGCCCGCCAGTCAACGCCGGGGTAGGCGGCGACGTGAGCCGCGTAGACGCCCGACGCGCCCGCGAGTTTGCCGGCGAGGTCGTCGGACGCGGCCTCGACGCGGGCGAGCGTCCGGCCGAGGCGAGCGGCGTAGACGGCCATCTCCTTGCCGAACGTCGTCGGCGTCGCGGGTTGGCCGTGGGTTCGCGCGAGCATGGGCACGTCGCGGAACTCCTGTGCGAGCGAGA contains these protein-coding regions:
- a CDS encoding glucose 1-dehydrogenase, whose protein sequence is MKAIAVERGEDKPVVIEKPRPEPDAGEALVRTLRVGVDGTDHEVIAGGHGGFPEGEDHLVLGHEAVGVVVDPNDTELEEGDIVVPTVRRPPASGTNEYFEENQPDMAPDGMYAERGIVGAHGFMSEYFTSPSDYLVRIPRSQAELGFLIEPISITEKAREHAYASRSAFDWNPSSALVLGNGSLGLLTLAMLRADDKGYEDLYCLGRRDRPDPTIDIIEKLGATYVDSRETPVEEIPGAHEDMDFIYEATGFPKHAIQSVQALAPNGVAALLGVPSDWEFEVDAGAFHREMVLHNKALVGSVNSHVKHFEAATVTFTKLPRWFLRDLVTGVHPLSEFEAAFEDDDTTIKTAIEFGTV
- the purB gene encoding adenylosuccinate lyase, which codes for MTDADRHDPLYAVSPLDGRYASRTAPLAPHVSEAALMRARVEVEAEYLLALADLDATPLSFSESERAGLRALYEEFDADDADLVKRLEVEGAAGFSATNHDVKAVEYFIRTETDESVHPWIHFGLTSEDVNNLAQRLMVKGAVEEVLVPELRDTRDELVSLAQEFRDVPMLARTHGQPATPTTFGKEMAVYAARLGRTLARVEAASDDLAGKLAGASGVYAAHVAAYPGVDWRAFSREFVGSLGLEHTALATQVNPCDDLAALFDAVRGVNNVLVDLDRDAWLYVSERYLGQEAVEGETGSSTMPHKVNPIDFENSEGNLSKANADLRFLADYVTTSRLQRDLSDSTVKRNIGAAFAHCLIGYKKTQTGLGKVVPNEQVMRDELDDTPAIIGEAVQTILRREGDTQAYERVKELTRGREVTLDDFHDLFADLDVDEGTREELLALTPATYVGLADELVDDIEN